Proteins from a genomic interval of Marmota flaviventris isolate mMarFla1 chromosome 8, mMarFla1.hap1, whole genome shotgun sequence:
- the Arl6 gene encoding ADP-ribosylation factor-like protein 6, with protein MGLLDRLSGLLGLKKKEVHVLCLGLDNSGKTTIINKLKPSNAQSQDIVPTIGFNIEKFKSSSLSFTVFDMSGQGRYRNLWEHYYKEGQAIIFVIDSSDRLRMVVAKEELDTLLNHPDIKHRRIPILFFANKMDLRDAVTSVKVSQLLCLENIKDKPWHICASDAIKGEGLQEGVDWLQDQIQSVKT; from the exons ATGGGATTGCTAGACCGACTTTCAGGTTTGCTTGGCCTGAAGAAGAAAGAGGTTCATGTTTTGTGCCTTGGGCTGGATAACAGTGGCAAAACAACAATCATTAACAAACTTAAACCTTCAAAT GCTCAGTCTCAAGATATAGTTCCAACAATAGGATTCAAcatagagaaattcaaatcatcCAG tttgtcttTTACAGTGTTTGACATGTCAGGTCAGGGAAGATATAGAAATCTCTGGGAGCACTATTATAA AGAAGGACAAGCcattatttttgtcattgatAGTAGTGATAGACTCAGAATGGTTGTGGCCAAAGAAGAGCTCGATACTCTTCTGAATCATCCAG atATTAAACACCGTCGAATTCCAATCTTATTCTTTGCAAACAAAATGGATCTTAGAGATGCAGTGACATCTGTAAAAGTGTCTCAGTTGCTGTGTTTAGAGAACATCAAAGATAAACCATGGCATATTTG TGCTAGTGATGCCATAAAAGGAGAAGGATTGCAAGAAGGTGTAGACTGGCTTCAAG